From the Streptomyces pluripotens genome, one window contains:
- a CDS encoding sigma-70 family RNA polymerase sigma factor → MSDGDQHRHGDQHREDFLAERFEEYRGHLRAVAHRMLGSVAEAEDAVQEAWFRLSRSDTREVQNLAGWLTTVVGRVCLDMLRSRRSRGEQPLDTWSPAPSAEPDPAQDALRADSVGSALLVVLETLSPAERLAFVLHDLFGVPFEEIGGILGRSPAAARQLASRARRRVRGADAPEADLVRQREVVDAFLAAARDGDFDGLLAVLDPEVVARGEAGVTIGATDVAATAASFGHLAGVALPALVDGATALVVLTDGRPERVLTFTFAADRIAGIDVVTDPARLAELSIEPA, encoded by the coding sequence ATGAGCGACGGCGACCAGCACCGCCACGGCGACCAACACCGCGAGGACTTCCTCGCCGAGCGGTTCGAGGAGTACCGGGGGCACTTGCGAGCCGTCGCCCATCGCATGCTGGGCTCGGTCGCCGAGGCCGAGGACGCGGTGCAGGAGGCGTGGTTCCGGTTGAGCCGGTCCGACACCCGGGAGGTGCAGAACCTCGCGGGCTGGTTGACGACCGTCGTCGGCCGGGTCTGTCTGGACATGTTGCGGTCGCGCCGCTCGCGGGGCGAGCAGCCCCTGGACACCTGGAGTCCGGCTCCCTCTGCCGAACCGGATCCCGCGCAGGACGCCCTGCGCGCCGACTCGGTCGGGTCGGCCCTTCTCGTCGTGCTGGAGACGCTCTCGCCCGCCGAGCGACTGGCGTTCGTGCTGCACGATCTGTTCGGGGTGCCGTTCGAGGAGATCGGCGGCATCCTCGGCCGCAGCCCGGCCGCGGCCCGTCAGCTCGCCAGCCGGGCCCGCCGCCGGGTACGAGGAGCCGATGCGCCGGAGGCCGATCTGGTGCGGCAGCGCGAGGTGGTGGACGCCTTTCTGGCCGCCGCGCGGGACGGGGACTTCGACGGGCTGCTGGCGGTTCTCGACCCGGAGGTAGTGGCCCGTGGCGAGGCCGGTGTGACCATCGGCGCGACGGATGTCGCCGCCACCGCGGCGAGTTTCGGCCACCTGGCCGGCGTCGCGCTTCCGGCGCTGGTCGACGGTGCCACGGCCCTGGTCGTGCTCACCGACGGCCGTCCGGAACGCGTCCTGACCTTCACCTTCGCGGCCGACCGCATCGCCGGCATCGACGTCGTCACCGACCCGGCCCGACTGGCGGAGCTGAGCATCGAGCCGGCCTGA
- a CDS encoding 1-phosphofructokinase family hexose kinase — translation MILTVTLNTALDITYRVRALRPRTSHRVSAVTERAGGKGVNVARVLAALGHEVTVTGFAGGTTGRTVRDRLAGTPRLADALVPVAGQTRRTIAVVDHVSGDTTQLNEPGPQISPVEWGDFLDRYEELLSSASAVALCGSLPPGVPVGAYANLVRGARARGIPVLLDTSGAPLRRGVAARPDIIKPNSDELAELTGAHEPLRATQDARRRGAHTVVASLGPKGLLAVTPEGRWHAVPPARFRGNPTGAGDSVVAGLLSGLVEHLTWPARLTRAVALSAATVRAPVAGEFDRETYEELLPRIAVTEEASAA, via the coding sequence GTGATCCTGACGGTCACACTGAACACCGCTCTCGACATCACCTATCGCGTACGCGCGCTGCGACCGCGCACCTCGCACCGCGTCTCGGCGGTCACCGAGCGGGCGGGTGGCAAAGGGGTGAACGTGGCCCGGGTCCTGGCCGCCCTCGGACACGAGGTGACGGTCACCGGGTTCGCGGGTGGCACCACCGGGCGCACCGTGCGCGACCGGCTTGCCGGCACCCCCCGGCTGGCGGACGCGCTGGTGCCGGTCGCCGGTCAGACCCGGCGGACGATCGCCGTCGTGGACCACGTCTCTGGTGACACCACCCAGTTGAACGAGCCCGGTCCGCAGATCTCACCGGTCGAGTGGGGCGACTTCCTGGACCGGTACGAGGAACTGCTGTCCAGCGCCTCGGCCGTGGCCCTGTGCGGCAGCCTGCCGCCAGGGGTGCCGGTCGGCGCGTACGCGAACCTCGTCCGCGGCGCCCGGGCGCGCGGCATACCCGTGCTGCTCGACACCAGCGGCGCACCGCTGCGGCGCGGGGTGGCCGCCCGCCCCGACATCATCAAGCCGAACTCCGACGAGCTCGCCGAACTCACCGGCGCCCACGAGCCGTTGCGGGCGACGCAGGACGCGCGGCGCCGAGGGGCCCATACGGTCGTGGCTTCCCTCGGCCCAAAGGGGCTGCTCGCCGTGACACCGGAGGGCCGCTGGCACGCCGTGCCGCCAGCCCGGTTCCGCGGCAACCCGACCGGCGCGGGCGACTCGGTGGTCGCGGGTCTACTGTCCGGACTGGTGGAGCACCTGACCTGGCCGGCGCGCCTGACCCGCGCGGTCGCACTTTCGGCGGCGACCGTACGGGCCCCCGTGGCGGGCGAGTTCGACCGGGAGACGTATGAGGAACTGCTGCCGCGGATCGCAGTGACCGAGGAGGCCAGCGCAGCCTAG
- a CDS encoding carbohydrate-binding protein, translated as MTPGDNGASTPEDDDPFGYLYADGQARGAQPPSGGYGYPNSVSRVRTVGERQYGQPQAPHGQPSVPQQQGAYGQPNAHYQAPETLSGGPAGRQSAPPPGAGGRSGPNTKGLLIGAVAVVAAVVIGIGVAVFNGNSGDGTSGNQADTTPAQSQNPSPSPSGSDSAQPGELPKADGSDKGLQLAGGAGVASDVSGARSADGSYVGGLNQVGASVTWTVNDLPEDGPYTLFVNYSAAGSDQSMSVTINGKPFGSKLGLKNYRSAADGDFAKGWTTSYVWPTLKKGPNTISISCQPGDKCNVLIDQLWIKKGHVKRNG; from the coding sequence ATGACGCCCGGCGACAACGGCGCGAGCACGCCCGAGGACGACGACCCGTTCGGCTACCTGTACGCAGACGGCCAGGCCCGGGGAGCCCAGCCACCGTCCGGCGGCTACGGCTACCCGAACTCGGTCAGCAGGGTGCGCACGGTCGGCGAGCGCCAGTACGGCCAGCCGCAGGCGCCGCACGGCCAGCCGTCCGTCCCGCAGCAGCAGGGCGCCTACGGTCAGCCGAACGCCCACTACCAGGCGCCCGAGACGCTGTCCGGTGGTCCGGCCGGCCGCCAGAGCGCCCCGCCCCCCGGTGCCGGCGGCCGGAGCGGTCCGAACACCAAGGGCCTGCTGATCGGTGCGGTCGCGGTAGTCGCGGCGGTCGTCATCGGCATCGGTGTCGCGGTGTTCAACGGCAACTCGGGCGACGGCACGTCGGGCAACCAGGCGGACACGACCCCGGCCCAGTCCCAGAACCCCTCCCCGAGCCCGTCGGGCAGCGACTCGGCGCAACCAGGTGAGCTACCGAAGGCTGACGGCTCCGACAAGGGCCTCCAACTGGCCGGCGGTGCCGGGGTGGCCTCGGACGTGTCCGGCGCGCGGTCCGCGGACGGCAGCTATGTGGGCGGGCTGAACCAGGTCGGTGCCTCAGTGACCTGGACGGTCAACGACCTCCCCGAGGACGGCCCGTACACGCTCTTCGTCAACTACAGCGCGGCTGGCAGCGACCAGTCGATGTCGGTCACCATCAACGGCAAGCCGTTCGGCAGCAAGCTGGGCCTGAAGAACTACCGGAGCGCCGCCGACGGCGACTTCGCCAAGGGCTGGACCACGTCCTACGTGTGGCCGACCCTGAAGAAGGGCCCCAACACCATCTCCATCTCCTGCCAGCCCGGCGACAAGTGCAACGTCCTGATCGACCAGCTCTGGATCAAGAAGGGCCACGTCAAGCGGAACGGCTAG
- a CDS encoding flavin reductase family protein, which translates to MLKTPYPITPAASGHAEGVSNDEFRAAMSRLAAGVVLVTAQEPPLDPEDPGAPGVEDVGMTATAFLSVSLDPPLVLVSLREGSRMDDLLAEQPLWAVSVLADSQRHIAGRFAMKGRISDRLLFQDIPCARGEATGAPLVDGALATLECRTEQRVAAGDHTLVIGRVLTAQVPGSQGGPLLYFRSRYRQLG; encoded by the coding sequence GTGCTGAAGACGCCCTACCCCATCACTCCCGCCGCTTCCGGGCATGCTGAGGGGGTGAGCAACGACGAGTTCCGGGCCGCGATGTCCCGGCTCGCGGCAGGCGTGGTCCTGGTGACCGCGCAAGAACCGCCGCTGGACCCGGAAGACCCAGGGGCGCCGGGGGTCGAGGACGTCGGCATGACCGCCACCGCCTTCCTGTCGGTCTCCCTCGACCCGCCCCTGGTCCTGGTCAGTCTGCGCGAGGGCTCCCGCATGGACGACCTGCTCGCCGAGCAGCCGTTGTGGGCGGTGTCGGTCCTCGCCGACAGCCAGCGGCACATCGCCGGCCGCTTCGCCATGAAGGGCCGCATCAGCGACCGCCTGCTCTTCCAGGACATCCCCTGCGCCCGTGGCGAGGCCACCGGCGCCCCCCTGGTGGACGGCGCGCTGGCCACCTTGGAGTGCCGTACCGAACAGCGGGTGGCGGCCGGGGACCACACCCTCGTCATCGGCCGCGTCCTGACCGCGCAGGTCCCCGGCTCGCAGGGCGGCCCACTGCTCTACTTCCGGAGCAGGTACCGCCAGCTGGGCTGA
- the otsB gene encoding trehalose-phosphatase — MGTHTTDSTDPTNPMDPLPVPATQAGRDGLAALLASPRTAVIGLDFDGTLAPIVADPDQARAHPEAVPALAALAPGVASVAVITGRPAGVAVRYGGFAGVPGLEHLTVLGHYGAERWDAVTGTVSAPAPHPGVAAARAELPGLLDRAGAWPGTWIEEKGRAVAVHTRRATDPQAAFEALRVPLTDLATRHGLIVEPGRMVLELRPPGMDKGMALGEYVREIGAESVLYAGDDLGDLPAFAAVDKLRSDGVPGLLVCSGSTEVTQLSDRADLVVDGPAGVVRLLRALAAQLG; from the coding sequence ATGGGTACCCATACGACGGACTCGACGGACCCGACCAACCCGATGGACCCGCTGCCGGTTCCCGCGACCCAGGCCGGCCGGGACGGACTCGCCGCCCTGCTCGCCAGCCCCCGCACCGCGGTGATCGGCCTGGACTTCGACGGCACCCTCGCCCCGATCGTCGCCGACCCCGATCAGGCCCGTGCCCACCCCGAAGCGGTCCCCGCGCTCGCCGCGCTCGCTCCCGGGGTGGCCTCGGTCGCCGTGATCACCGGCCGGCCCGCCGGGGTGGCGGTGCGGTACGGGGGTTTCGCCGGCGTCCCCGGCCTGGAACACCTGACCGTTCTCGGCCACTACGGTGCCGAACGCTGGGACGCGGTCACCGGCACGGTCAGCGCACCCGCCCCGCACCCCGGTGTGGCGGCGGCCCGCGCGGAGCTGCCGGGCCTGCTGGACCGTGCGGGTGCCTGGCCCGGCACCTGGATCGAGGAGAAGGGCCGGGCGGTCGCCGTCCACACCCGCCGGGCCACCGACCCCCAGGCCGCGTTCGAGGCCTTGCGCGTCCCCCTCACCGACCTCGCCACCCGCCACGGCCTGATCGTCGAACCCGGCCGGATGGTCCTCGAACTGCGGCCACCGGGCATGGACAAGGGCATGGCGCTTGGCGAATACGTCCGCGAGATCGGCGCCGAGTCGGTCCTCTACGCCGGCGACGACCTCGGCGACCTCCCCGCCTTCGCCGCCGTCGACAAACTCCGTTCCGACGGCGTCCCCGGCCTCCTGGTCTGCAGCGGCAGCACCGAAGTCACCCAACTGTCCGACCGGGCGGACCTGGTGGTGGACGGCCCGGCGGGGGTGGTACGGCTGCTGCGCGCGCTCGCCGCTCAGCTCGGTTGA
- a CDS encoding DUF3263 domain-containing protein — MEPPTELGRREQAVLALERRGFFGPGAKERAIREELDLSPVRYYQLLNALLDDERALAHDPVTVNRLRRVREARRSER, encoded by the coding sequence ATGGAACCCCCAACGGAACTGGGCCGGCGCGAACAAGCCGTCCTCGCGCTGGAGCGCCGGGGCTTCTTCGGCCCCGGTGCGAAGGAACGGGCGATACGCGAGGAGCTGGATCTGTCACCGGTCCGCTACTACCAGCTCCTCAACGCCCTGCTGGACGACGAGCGGGCACTGGCCCACGACCCGGTGACCGTGAACCGTCTGCGCCGGGTCCGTGAGGCCCGGCGTTCCGAACGCTGA
- the nagA gene encoding N-acetylglucosamine-6-phosphate deacetylase, protein MAPHLVLAGARVVLPTGVVDDGRVVVEGTKIAATATEDADVLDVTGHWLVPGFVDIHNHGGGGASFSGTAQDVLTAVRTHREHGTTTLVASTVTDEMDLLVRQAGLLSELAEQGDIAGIHFEGPFISPCRKGAHSEELLRDPDPSEVRKLIDAARGTAKMVTLAAELPGGVDSVRLLAEHGVIAAIGHTDADYEQTVEAIGAGATVATHLFNAMPALGHRAPGPIAALLEDERVTVELINDGTHLHPAALELAFHHAGPGRVAFITDAMDAAGSGDGRYLLGPLEVEVREGVARLVHGGSIAGSTLTLDRAFKRAVTIDRLPVQDAVTALSANPARLLGLADRIGSLEPGKDADLVLLDADFDLKGVMRRGEWVVAPQLA, encoded by the coding sequence ATGGCTCCCCACTTGGTTCTCGCAGGTGCTCGGGTGGTACTGCCCACCGGGGTGGTGGACGACGGGCGCGTGGTCGTCGAGGGCACGAAGATCGCGGCCACGGCCACCGAGGACGCCGATGTCCTCGACGTGACCGGCCACTGGCTGGTCCCGGGTTTCGTCGACATCCACAACCACGGCGGTGGCGGAGCGTCGTTCTCCGGCACGGCGCAGGACGTGCTGACCGCCGTCCGCACCCACCGCGAGCACGGCACCACCACCCTGGTCGCCTCCACCGTCACCGACGAGATGGACCTGCTGGTACGGCAGGCGGGACTGCTGAGCGAACTGGCCGAGCAGGGCGACATCGCCGGCATCCACTTCGAGGGACCGTTCATCTCGCCGTGCCGCAAGGGCGCGCACTCCGAGGAACTGCTGCGCGACCCGGACCCGTCCGAGGTCCGCAAGCTGATCGACGCGGCGCGCGGCACGGCGAAGATGGTCACCCTCGCCGCCGAACTTCCGGGCGGCGTGGACTCCGTACGGCTGCTCGCCGAACACGGTGTGATCGCCGCGATCGGGCACACGGACGCCGACTACGAGCAGACGGTCGAGGCGATCGGCGCGGGCGCCACGGTCGCCACCCACCTCTTCAACGCCATGCCCGCCCTGGGCCACCGCGCACCCGGCCCGATCGCCGCGCTACTGGAGGACGAGCGCGTGACGGTGGAACTGATCAACGACGGCACACACCTCCACCCCGCCGCGCTGGAGCTGGCCTTCCACCACGCAGGTCCGGGCCGGGTGGCTTTCATCACCGACGCGATGGACGCGGCCGGCTCCGGCGACGGCCGCTACCTGCTCGGCCCGCTGGAGGTCGAGGTGCGCGAGGGCGTGGCCCGGCTGGTGCACGGTGGCTCGATCGCGGGCTCCACGCTCACCCTGGACCGCGCGTTCAAGCGGGCAGTGACCATCGACAGGCTGCCGGTGCAGGACGCGGTGACGGCGTTGTCCGCCAACCCGGCCCGCCTACTCGGCCTCGCCGACCGCATCGGCTCCCTGGAGCCCGGCAAGGACGCCGACCTGGTCCTGCTGGACGCGGACTTCGACCTCAAGGGCGTGATGCGCCGGGGCGAATGGGTGGTCGCTCCCCAACTGGCCTGA
- a CDS encoding extracellular solute-binding protein gives MIAVVSALGMAAVLGGCGSTGSSDVTLRLVAADYGDSAANSSKKYWDNLVDDYESQHPGVKIDVSVYSWNDVDRKVKDMVDAGHAPDLAQIGAYADYAAAGKLYQASELLSIRTQADFLSQLSDAGEWQHTQYGIPFAASTRVLFYNKTLFAKAGITPPTTWDELAADAAALKDKGVKYPYALPLGPEEAQAETMQWLLSGTDAESGGSGYTDDVGTYHINSQQNVNTFTWLKDDLVGKGLTGPDAPGKFNRADAFTAFADGQVGMLNGHPALIQQATKKGVKFGMVPTPGRTGTSRASMGVSDWMMAFKQNGHAEQIGDFLNFVYAEKNVLAFSREYGLLPVTSSASNVMSASDAAPDKALHPFLDQLPTSELYPVGKTSWAAVSAAVKKGIGQAVAPGGSPSTILTRLQATATTADSNDAS, from the coding sequence ATGATCGCGGTGGTGTCCGCACTGGGCATGGCGGCGGTACTGGGCGGCTGCGGGAGCACCGGCTCCTCCGACGTGACCCTCAGACTAGTGGCGGCCGACTACGGTGACTCCGCCGCCAACAGTTCAAAGAAGTACTGGGACAACCTGGTCGATGACTACGAGTCCCAGCACCCCGGCGTGAAGATCGACGTCAGCGTCTACTCCTGGAACGACGTCGACCGCAAGGTCAAGGACATGGTCGACGCCGGGCACGCCCCCGACCTGGCCCAGATAGGCGCCTACGCCGACTACGCTGCCGCCGGCAAGCTCTACCAGGCCTCCGAGCTGCTCTCCATCCGCACCCAGGCGGACTTCCTCTCCCAACTCTCCGACGCCGGCGAATGGCAGCACACCCAATACGGCATCCCCTTCGCCGCCTCCACCCGGGTGCTCTTCTACAACAAGACCCTGTTCGCCAAGGCCGGCATCACCCCGCCCACCACCTGGGACGAACTGGCCGCTGACGCCGCGGCGCTCAAGGACAAGGGCGTGAAGTACCCCTACGCTCTGCCCCTCGGGCCCGAGGAGGCCCAGGCCGAGACCATGCAGTGGCTGCTGAGCGGCACCGACGCCGAGTCCGGCGGTAGCGGCTACACAGACGATGTCGGCACGTACCACATCAACTCCCAACAGAACGTCAACACCTTCACCTGGCTCAAGGACGACCTGGTCGGCAAGGGTCTGACCGGTCCGGACGCCCCCGGCAAGTTCAACCGTGCGGATGCCTTCACCGCCTTCGCCGACGGCCAGGTCGGCATGCTCAACGGCCACCCCGCACTGATCCAGCAGGCCACGAAGAAGGGCGTGAAGTTCGGCATGGTGCCCACTCCGGGACGCACCGGTACGTCCCGGGCCTCGATGGGCGTCTCCGACTGGATGATGGCCTTCAAGCAGAACGGGCACGCCGAGCAGATCGGCGACTTCCTCAACTTCGTCTACGCCGAGAAGAACGTCCTGGCCTTCTCCCGGGAGTACGGGCTGCTCCCGGTCACCAGCTCCGCCTCCAACGTCATGAGCGCGTCGGACGCGGCCCCCGACAAGGCCCTGCACCCCTTCCTCGACCAGCTGCCCACCTCCGAGCTGTACCCCGTCGGCAAGACCTCCTGGGCGGCGGTCAGCGCGGCCGTCAAGAAGGGCATCGGTCAGGCGGTCGCCCCCGGCGGCAGCCCCTCCACGATCCTCACCCGCCTCCAGGCGACGGCGACGACGGCCGACAGCAACGACGCGAGCTGA
- a CDS encoding ROK family protein: protein MRHVIALDVGGTGMKAALVGDDGALLHRDRRATGRERGPDAVIAAILDFAAELRAYGVEHYGEPAAAAGIAVPGIVDERHGIAAYAANLGWRDVPLRALLAERLGVPVALGHDVRTGGLAEGRIGAGQGADRFLFVPLGTGIAGAIGLDGRVEAGAHGFAGEIGHIVVRPQGVPCPCGQHGCLERYASASAVSEAWAAVCGDPDADAADCAKAVASGDPNAVRVWQEAVDALADGLVTALTLLDPRTLIIGGGLAEAGDVLFQPLRNGIRRRVTFQKLPTVVPAALGDTAGCLGAGLLARDLLDAAGSTDPTHSDPAHSDPTRSDPTRSDPIGRTDPTTPAAPTGSAGPTDLSEVTA, encoded by the coding sequence GTGAGACATGTCATCGCCCTCGACGTGGGCGGTACCGGGATGAAGGCCGCTCTCGTCGGCGACGACGGTGCGCTGCTGCACCGCGACCGTCGCGCCACCGGCCGCGAACGCGGACCGGACGCGGTGATCGCGGCGATCCTCGACTTCGCCGCCGAACTGCGCGCATACGGCGTTGAGCACTACGGCGAGCCGGCCGCCGCGGCCGGAATCGCCGTCCCCGGCATCGTCGACGAACGGCACGGCATAGCCGCGTACGCGGCCAACCTCGGCTGGCGGGACGTCCCGCTGCGCGCCCTGCTCGCCGAACGCCTCGGGGTGCCCGTCGCCCTCGGCCACGACGTACGCACCGGCGGACTGGCCGAGGGGCGGATCGGCGCGGGGCAGGGCGCCGACCGGTTCCTGTTCGTGCCGCTCGGCACCGGCATCGCCGGCGCCATCGGCCTGGACGGACGGGTGGAGGCGGGCGCCCACGGCTTCGCCGGCGAGATCGGCCACATTGTCGTACGGCCGCAGGGCGTTCCCTGCCCGTGCGGCCAGCACGGCTGTCTGGAACGCTACGCCTCCGCATCCGCCGTCAGCGAAGCCTGGGCCGCGGTCTGCGGGGATCCGGACGCGGACGCCGCCGACTGCGCCAAGGCCGTCGCGTCCGGTGACCCGAACGCCGTTCGGGTGTGGCAGGAGGCGGTGGACGCCCTCGCCGACGGGCTGGTCACCGCGCTCACCCTGCTGGACCCGCGCACGCTGATCATCGGTGGTGGCCTGGCCGAGGCGGGGGACGTGCTGTTCCAGCCGTTGCGGAACGGCATCCGACGGCGGGTCACCTTCCAGAAGCTGCCGACCGTCGTCCCCGCCGCGCTCGGCGACACCGCCGGCTGCCTGGGCGCGGGGCTCCTGGCCCGCGACCTCCTCGACGCCGCCGGATCCACCGATCCCACCCACTCTGATCCCGCCCACTCTGATCCCACCCGCTCTGATCCCACCCGCTCTGATCCCATCGGTCGCACCGATCCCACCACCCCAGCCGCCCCCACCGGCTCCGCCGGTCCCACCGACCTCTCGGAGGTAACCGCCTGA
- the cdgB gene encoding diguanylate cyclase CdgB, whose amino-acid sequence METESEPYVRLASLRQLHQAMADMNTARSLADTLQTVADGAVHALGYELACVNLVRPDGDLVVAALSGNPAAEALITGRAGSRESWDRRLSMGERWGDLVFIPHTEGWVLDDDDVPQWYTDGPEPRFEDEWHPSDRLFAPMYTPGLSGGSSGELLGVISVDRPRNGRRPGAWGREALQMYTFQAAIAISNARLRANMQRALVRLEREQQALRASEESFRQAFEYAPSGMAIAEMGGDQHGRILRSNDALCRLLGRPASAMRRYSFADLVHPEDVGTLLRTSAEGGRAELRLGRRDGTYVWVSLRNSVVADAADGPRFLLTHVEDIEERKRRELQLAHRASHDSLTGLPNSAELRSRLSARLCRRPTQPGVLESLDAAYGHPALDAPTGHGFDFTAGAEAYDTYDHHVHTVAPEDGRDDGTKGLAVLFCDLDGFKSINDRFGHNAGDAVLIEVARRLSGGVRDGDTVARLGGDEFVILADGLGRADAQDLAVRLRNEIIQPIRAEGRAVRVGASFGIGWAHCGMTADEVLKSADERMYVEKRSRPKQHRRAG is encoded by the coding sequence ATGGAGACCGAGTCGGAGCCGTATGTCCGCCTTGCGTCCCTGCGGCAGCTGCACCAGGCCATGGCCGACATGAACACGGCACGCAGTCTGGCGGACACCCTGCAGACGGTCGCCGATGGCGCGGTCCACGCCCTCGGCTACGAGCTGGCGTGCGTGAACCTCGTTCGCCCCGACGGTGACCTCGTCGTCGCCGCGCTCTCCGGCAATCCCGCCGCCGAGGCGCTGATCACCGGCCGCGCCGGCTCCCGGGAGTCCTGGGACCGGCGGCTGAGCATGGGCGAACGCTGGGGTGACCTGGTGTTCATACCTCACACCGAGGGCTGGGTTCTCGACGACGACGACGTTCCGCAGTGGTACACGGACGGGCCCGAACCCCGCTTCGAGGACGAGTGGCATCCTTCCGACCGCCTCTTCGCGCCCATGTACACCCCCGGTTTGTCAGGAGGATCGTCGGGGGAACTGCTCGGCGTCATATCCGTCGACCGTCCGCGCAACGGCCGCCGTCCCGGCGCTTGGGGCCGCGAGGCGCTGCAGATGTACACCTTCCAGGCCGCCATTGCGATCAGCAACGCGCGTCTGCGTGCCAATATGCAGCGTGCTCTCGTCCGCCTGGAGCGCGAGCAGCAGGCCCTGCGCGCCAGCGAGGAATCCTTCCGGCAGGCCTTCGAGTACGCCCCCTCCGGCATGGCCATCGCCGAGATGGGTGGCGACCAGCACGGCCGCATCCTGCGCAGCAACGACGCCCTGTGCCGTCTGTTGGGCCGTCCTGCCTCCGCGATGCGCCGCTACTCCTTCGCCGACCTCGTCCACCCCGAGGACGTCGGCACACTGCTCAGGACCTCCGCCGAGGGCGGCCGGGCCGAGCTGCGCCTGGGCCGCCGGGACGGCACCTACGTCTGGGTGTCGCTGCGCAACAGTGTTGTCGCGGACGCCGCAGACGGTCCCCGCTTCCTACTCACCCACGTCGAGGACATAGAGGAGCGCAAGCGTCGTGAACTGCAACTCGCCCACCGCGCCTCCCACGACTCGCTGACCGGCCTGCCGAACTCCGCCGAACTGCGCTCCCGCCTGTCCGCCCGCCTGTGCCGGCGCCCTACCCAGCCCGGGGTCCTGGAGTCCCTGGACGCGGCCTACGGCCACCCCGCGCTCGACGCCCCGACCGGCCACGGCTTTGACTTCACGGCCGGCGCGGAGGCGTACGACACGTACGACCACCACGTGCACACCGTCGCTCCCGAGGACGGTCGTGACGACGGCACCAAGGGCCTCGCGGTCCTCTTCTGCGACCTCGACGGCTTCAAGTCGATCAACGACCGTTTCGGTCACAATGCGGGCGACGCCGTCCTCATCGAGGTGGCACGACGCCTGTCCGGAGGAGTACGGGACGGGGACACGGTCGCCCGACTCGGCGGCGACGAGTTCGTGATCCTCGCCGACGGGCTCGGCCGGGCCGACGCCCAGGACCTCGCCGTACGGCTGCGCAACGAGATCATTCAGCCGATCCGCGCCGAGGGCCGGGCCGTCCGGGTGGGTGCGAGTTTCGGCATCGGCTGGGCGCACTGCGGGATGACGGCGGACGAAGTGCTGAAGTCCGCTGACGAGCGGATGTACGTAGAGAAACGATCTCGTCCCAAACAGCATCGGCGCGCCGGATAA